One window of the Cryptomeria japonica chromosome 7, Sugi_1.0, whole genome shotgun sequence genome contains the following:
- the LOC131057425 gene encoding GDSL esterase/lipase At2g42990 yields MANMYALALKIWLVGVCITWCGLRECEASSVPAVLFFGDSYGDPGNNDFISTMIRSNFPPYGKNFPGQKPTGRFSDGKIMPDYIVVGLGIKELLPAYLDPNITHQDLLTGVSFSSSGSGLDNLTAITLAVIPVWQQIKYLEDYRTRISALIGQENATILLNRALSFISIGTNDFIANYFLQINRRLEYNVAQFQDFLVKIYSNYIEDLYKIDLRKIAIINVPPLGSLPLERTISSVTNGDSVKDMNDAAMGFNSKLESMISGLKTKLPGLQIVYLDYYALVKDFITSPKQYGFTVATKSCCGTGTYEFGIACNYLTAACTNDSDYVFFDSIHLTQKAYSIISQHFLRHGIKDLL; encoded by the exons ATGGCAAATATGTATGCATTGGCTTTGAAGATCTGGTTAGTTGGAGTTTGTATAACTTGGTGCGGTTTGAGGGAGTGTGAAGCGAGTTCAGTACCAGCGGTTCTGTTTTTCGGAGACTCGTATGGAGATCCCGGCAATAATGACTTCATCTCCACTATGATTAGAAGCAATTTTCCGCCATATGGGAAAAACTTTCCTGGGCAGAAGCCCACAGGCCGTTTTTCTGATGGGAAGATCATGCCTGACTATATTG TTGTGGGGTTAGGAATTAAGGAATTGCTACCAGCCTACCTGGATCCTAACATTACACACCAAGATTTACTTACGGGTGTTAGCTTTTCCTCCTCTGGTTCTGGACTGGACAATCTCACGGCAATCACACTG GCTGTGATTCCCGTTTGGCAACAAATCAAATACTTGGAGGACTATCGCACAAGGATAAGTGCTTTGATTGGCCAAGAAAACGCTACCATCCTTTTGAACAGAGCCCTCTCCTTTATCAGCATTGGGACGAATGATTTCATTGCAAATTACTTTCTACAAATAAATCGCCGATTAGAGTATAACGTAGCCCAATTTCAAGATTTCCTTGTCAAAATCTACTCTAACTACATAGAG GATCTCTACAAGATAGATTTGCGCAAGATCGCCATAATTAACGTGCCTCCATTGGGCAGTCTACCATTGGAGAGAACGATTTCATCTGTCACAAATGGTGATTCCGTAAAAGATATGAACGATGCTGCAATGGGATTCAATTCAAAACTAGAATCCATGATAAGTGGATTGAAGACCAAGCTTCCTGGACTTCAAATTGTTTATCTGGATTACTACGCTCTCGTTAAGGATTTCATAACATCGCCCAAACAATACG GTTTCACAGTGGCCACAAAGTCGTGTTGTGGTACGGGAACATATGAGTTTGGGATCGCCTGCAACTATCTCACGGCTGCATGCACCAATGATTCAGATTATGTCTTCTTTGATTCCATCCATCTTACCCAGAAAGCTTATTCAATCATTTCTCAACATTTTTTGAGACACGGGATTAAAGATTTGCTTTAA